Proteins found in one Haemorhous mexicanus isolate bHaeMex1 chromosome 23, bHaeMex1.pri, whole genome shotgun sequence genomic segment:
- the B3GALT6 gene encoding beta-1,3-galactosyltransferase 6 has translation MKALRRLSRHRTALGLGGLSLCAAVLLYLAKCTSEGLRPLPAPPALPHSQPGRGARAAPPPGPEGSAFVAVVVMSGPKYSERRSIIRSTWMAAARQAPHGHVWSRFVVGTAGLSAEELRSLELEQSRHRDLLLLPELRDSYENLTAKVLATYVWLDAHLDFQFALKADDDTFVRLDVLVEELRAKEPRRLYWGFFSGRGRVKSGGKWKESAWLLCDYYLPYALGGGYVISADLVRYLRLSRDYLNLWQSEDVSLGVWLAPIDVKRVHDPRFDTEYKSRGCSNKYIVTHKQSIEDMLEKHQTLAKEGKLCKEEVKLRLSYMYDWGVPPSQCCQRKDGIP, from the coding sequence ATGAAGGCGCTGCGGCGGCTGAGCCGGCACCGCACCGCGCTGGGGCTCGGCGGGCTCTCGCTCTGCGCCGCCGTCCTGCTCTACCTCGCCAAGTGCACCTCCGAGGGGCTGCGCCCGCtgcccgcgccccccgcgctCCCTCACAGCCAGCCCGGCCGGGGGGCCCGCGCCGCGCCCCCGCCCGGCCCTGAGGGCAGCGCCTTCGTGGCCGTGGTGGTGATGAGCGGCCCCAAGTACAGCGAGCGGCGCAGCATCATCCGCAGCACCTGGATGGCGGCGGCGCGGCAGGCGCCTCACGGCCACGTCTGGAGCCGCTTCGTGGTGGGCACGGCGGGGCTGAGCGCCGAGGAGCTGCggagcctggagctggagcagagccgccACCGcgacctgctgctgctgcccgaGCTGCGCGACTCCTACGAGAACCTCACGGCCAAGGTGCTGGCGACCTACGTGTGGCTGGACGCGCACCTGGACTTCCAGTTCGCCCTCAAGGCGGACGACGACACCTTCGTGCGCTTGGACGTGCTGGTGGAGGAGCTGAGGGCCAAGGAGCCGCGGCGCCTCTACTGGGGCTTCTTCTCGGGCCGCGGGCGGGTGAAATCCGGGGGGAAGTGGAAGGAGAGCGCCTGGCTGCTGTGCGATTATTACCTGCCCTACGCGCTGGGCGGCGGCTACGTGATCTCCGCCGACCTGGTGCGCTACCTGCGCCTCAGCAGGGACTACCTGAACCTGTGGCAGAGCGAGGACGTGTCCCTGGGGGTGTGGCTGGCGCCCATCGACGTGAAGAGAGTGCACGACCCCCGCTTCGACACCGAGTACAAATCGCGCGGCTGCAGCAACAAATACATCGTGACTCACAAGCAGAGCATCGAGGACATGCTGGAGAAGCACCAGACGCTGGCCAAGGAAGGGAAGCTCTGTAAGGAGGAGGTGAAACTCAGGCTTTCCTACATGTACGACTGGGGAGTGCCTCCCTCGCAGTGCTGCCAGAGGAAGGACGGCATCCCCTGA